The proteins below come from a single Priestia megaterium NBRC 15308 = ATCC 14581 genomic window:
- the spoIIP gene encoding stage II sporulation protein P, with product MRARTEQEWIRLLKESDELKPDQEYIHQTRKKLLYEARKLRSKREKKKVWRMLWPSMMAVAIAAILVITTLNQVSPPVQRSASHNSLGTASKTSATNKETKVFIYQTHSQESFEIKEVAGYNSKKNVRTVGKKLGTYLNKESIPAAVNTTDYVKQLLKKEMEYKEIYELSRNSVKEAIKTYPNVQLLLDVHRDGEIKNRQSTTTKVDGKNVATVLFIIYKNQPYTSENTKLAIELDKALNELYPGVSRGVVQKDKGIASVPSYNQDLHGGSIMVNIGGVENTLKEETRTAKMLAKAIKVVLEKKAD from the coding sequence ATGAGAGCACGAACTGAGCAAGAATGGATCCGTTTATTAAAAGAAAGTGACGAATTGAAACCAGATCAAGAATATATTCATCAAACAAGAAAAAAACTCCTTTATGAAGCAAGAAAGCTTCGTTCAAAGCGAGAGAAGAAGAAAGTATGGAGAATGCTTTGGCCTAGTATGATGGCAGTGGCTATTGCTGCTATTTTAGTCATAACCACTCTAAATCAAGTCAGTCCTCCTGTACAGCGATCTGCTAGTCATAATAGCTTGGGAACTGCGAGTAAAACTTCAGCGACAAATAAGGAAACTAAAGTATTTATTTATCAAACCCATAGCCAAGAGTCGTTTGAAATAAAAGAAGTTGCAGGATATAATTCAAAAAAGAATGTTCGAACAGTAGGTAAGAAATTAGGCACCTATTTAAATAAGGAATCTATACCCGCAGCAGTCAACACGACGGATTATGTGAAGCAATTGTTAAAGAAGGAGATGGAATACAAGGAGATATATGAACTTTCTCGAAACTCTGTAAAGGAAGCCATCAAAACATACCCAAATGTACAATTGTTATTAGACGTTCACCGAGATGGTGAAATAAAGAATAGGCAGTCTACTACAACCAAAGTAGATGGCAAAAATGTTGCAACAGTCTTGTTTATTATCTATAAAAATCAGCCCTATACAAGTGAGAACACAAAACTGGCTATCGAGTTAGATAAAGCATTAAATGAACTTTATCCTGGCGTATCTAGAGGAGTTGTTCAAAAAGATAAAGGAATAGCTAGCGTTCCCTCCTATAATCAGGATCTACATGGGGGATCAATTATGGTGAACATTGGAGGAGTAGAAAATACATTAAAGGAAGAAACACGTACAGCAAAAATGCTAGCAAAGGCTATTAAAGTCGTACTAGAGAAAAAAGCCGATTAA